One window of Micromonas commoda chromosome 1, complete sequence genomic DNA carries:
- the RNHB gene encoding ribonuclease HII (RNase HII; expressed): MVDHIKVDVPKASAENGDKTAAGTRTSGRKRTTKAEADAKAAAKAAKKPKKAGPSRDAERRCWSAGKKIVCGVDEAGRGPLAGPVVAAACVFPEDLVIDAINDSKQMTEEEREEVYEELMANDQVIKSVCVIDHERIDEINILEATMQAMAKSVEGLSTRADWVLIDGNRVPPPLIDRAEAIVKGDAKSVCIAAASVLAKVTRDRMMVKIHDEYPVYGFDQHKGYGVKAHMDAIHKHGPCPYHRKTFAPMKYMPGGSAYDGA, translated from the coding sequence ATGGTGGACCACATCAAGGTCGACGTGCCCAAGGCTTCCGCGGAGAACGGCGATAAGACCGCGGCCGGCACCCGGACATCGGGGCGTAAGCGCACgaccaaggcggaggcggacgccaaggccgccgccaaggctgccaagaAGCCCAAGAAGGCGGGCCcttcccgcgacgccgagcgtcGATGCTGGAGCGCGGGTAAAAAAATCGTctgcggcgtcgacgaggcggggcgcgggccGCTCGCGgggcccgtcgtcgccgccgcgtgcgtgtTCCCGGAGGACCTGGTCATCGACGCCATCAACGACAGCAAGCAGATgaccgaggaggaacgcgaggaggTTTACGAGGAGCTCATGGCGAACGATCAGGTCATCAAGTCCGTCTGCGTCATCGATCACGAACGCATCGACGAGATCAACATCCTGGAGGCGACGATGCAGGCGATGGCCAAATCGGTGGAGGGGCtgtccacgcgcgccgacTGGGTCCTCATCGACGGTAACCGAGTTCCCCCGCCCTTAATCGATCGAGCGGAGGCCATCGTcaagggcgacgcgaagagcgtgtgcatcgccgccgcgtccgtgctGGCCAAGGTGACGCGCGATCGGATGATGGTGAAGATTCACGACGAGTACCCCGTGTACGGCTTCGACCAACACAAGGGGTACGGGGTCAAGGCGCACATGGACGCGATCCACAAGCACGGACCGTGTCCCTATCACAGGAAGACGTTCGCGCCCATGAAGTACATGCCGGGAGGCAGCGCCTACGACGGCGCCTGA
- a CDS encoding radical SAM domain protein (Radical SAM proteins catalyze diverse reactions, including unusual methylations, isomerization, sulphur insertion, ring formation, anaerobic oxidation and protein radical formation): MQIARAGIAPTARRPHRLSSRRPRQLHRAVSNNRTNRTSFPLRPAAVLTPPPPSPTRTDAERRAEEALLAGDDSDGTIAGFTKLEWSCIQTPARYLGNEVGAVHKDWNDAQVRFTMAYPEIYEVGASNLGHVVLYTILNNQPGMLCDRAYLPGDDMLQLLKSKNRDLFAVESKRPLKHFDALGMSLAYELGAVNVLEMMHLSGLPLTHKARDDKPDEAWNVDEGSWPLVFVGGPTATSNPEPIADFVDFVALGDGEDVMVEIGECLKKTKSEGLNREETLYRLATEVEGIYAPRFYDSPKGWGGAVFPTREGVPERCKRRVADPDPLLQVGLVPYVSTVHDRLTVEIRRGCTRGCRFCQPGMLTRPARDVPPEKVIEAVEKGMRETGYNEFSLLSLSCSDYLALPSVGLEIKNRLRDENVTLSLPSQRIDRFDDSIADILGGAGKAGLTFAPEAGTQRLRDIVNKGLTNDELLHGVQTAYDRGWRNVKLYFMIGLPGETDADVLGIAETVDWLQKTVGGNKARKRDRLTLTLTLSNFTPKPHTPFQWHSVSTEEFARRGKLLKDALAKVPNVKSNWTSIRISAMEDFIGRGDRSLCDVIRRSWELGAHKATWWDGAESSFQSFDRAIEEAGLTWKYRQVVNGEWDVLEKLGDGEYRGQGGGGKGRVDRGALADSRLDAPLPWDHIDTGIAKWWLKADLQKALEGITVPDCSHSGVCTECGVCGDEFGENVVAEVPPLPVFEGHYEPDGRRTQRLRFRFTKDGKESFIGHLDTLRLLERACRRASLPVSMTRSPYSSRPRISTAMALPLGASSEAEMMEIVLTERMNPEDVRARLAEELPAGMRLTEETMNELLQSAEFLVHVAVPGAAAKPAIESIGGDAPSWDVEGGGAFFDAGKNGDGIPDASADEDDADAAAEAAAEAEIAAAVAAFAKAVTPADWKHWVASAMALEKFEISKTSKKGNVRVVDLRPQLLALEHMDQPEIDDSLRGRHVPMPSVCPPGTAILRFRGEYTGAGGLSVEGMCQMLSHVSNVAITPLHSHRVRIDLGEPTPPVVDKLWLDNIVRAEAFMALERRWDPAAGVNNRGHMGGGNKEGDRIDNHRSYRAEEPPEKTSKKKKK; this comes from the exons atgcagaTCGCGCGTGCGGGGATCGCtccgaccgcgcgccgcccgcatcgcctctcctcgcgccgcccccgccaacTTCACCGCGCAGTCTCCAACAATCGGACCAATCGGACCAGCTTCCCgctccgccccgccgcggtgctcaccccgccgcccccttcCCCAACgcgcaccgacgccgagcgccgcgccgaggaggccctgctcgccggcgacgattcCGACGGCACCATCGCCGGCTTCACCAAACTCGAGTGGTCGTGCATCCAGACCCCCGCGCGGTACCTCGGCAACGAGGTGGGCGCGGTGCACAAAGACTGGAACGACGCGCAAGTCAGGTTCACGATGGCGTACCCGGAGATTTACGAGGTGGGCGCCTCCAACCTCGGCCACGTCGTGCTGTACACCATCCTCAACAACCAGCCCGGGATGCTGTGCGATCGCGCGTACCTCCCGGGCGACGACATGCTTCAGCTGCTCAAATCCAAAAACCGCGACCTCTTCGCCGTGGAGTCCAAGCGGCCGCTCAAGCACTTCGACGCGCTGGGGATGTCCCTGGCgtacgagctcggcgcggtgaacgtGCTGGAGATGATGCACCTGTCGGGGCTCCCGTTGACCCATAAGGCGAGGGACGACAAACCCGACGAGGCGTGGAACGTGGACGAAGGATCGTGGCCGCTCGTATTCGTCGGGggcccgacggcgacgtccaacCCGGAGCCCATAGCCGATTTCGTCGAtttcgtcgcgctcggcgacggcgaggacgtcatGGTGGAGATTGGCGAGTGCTTGAAAAAGACAAAGTCTGAGGGGTTGAACCGCGAAGAGACGCTGTATCGGTTGGCGACGGAGGTTGAGGGAATCTACGCGCCCCGCTTCTACGATTCCCCAAAAGGGTGGGGAGGCGCGGTGTTTCCCACGAGGGAAGGGGTCCCGGAGCGGTGCAAGAGAAGGGTCGCGGACCCGGATCCGTTGCTTCAGGTGGGCCTAGTGCCGTACGTCAGCACGGTGCACGACCGGCTGACGGTGGAGATTCGAAGGGGGTGCACGCGGGGGTGCCGGTTCTGTCAACCCGGCATGCTCACCCGCCCCGCACGGGACGTCCCACCCGAGAAGGTCATAgaggcggtggagaaggGGATGAGGGAGACGGGGTACAACGAGTTTTCGCTTCTGTCGCTCAGCTGCAGCGATTACCTCGCGTTGCCGAGCGTGGGGCTGGAGATTAAAAACCGGCTCAGGGACGAAAACGTGACGCTCTCGCTGCCGTCGCAGAGGATCGACCGATTCGACGATTCCATCGCGGACATACTCGGCGGGGCGGGTAAGGCTGGTCTGACGTTCGCCCCCGAGGCTGGGACCCAGCGACTGCGAGACATCGTCAACAAAGGACTCACCAACGACGAGTTACTCCACGGCGTCCAGACGGCGTACGACAGGGGTTGGAGAAACGTCAAGCTGTACTTTATGATCGGTTTACCtggcgagacggacgcggacgtgctcgGCATCGCCGAGACGGTGGATTGGCTCCAGAAGACGGTGGGGGGCAACAAAGCTCGCAAGAGGGACAGGCTGACGCTCACCCTGACCCTCTCCAACTTTACCCCGAAACCGCACACGCCGTTCCAGTGGCACTCGGTGTCCACGGAGGAATTCGCCAGGCGGGGTAAGCTCTTaaaggacgcgctcgccaaggtTCCCAACGTCAAGTCCAACTGGACGTCCATACGGATCAGCGCCATGGAGGATTTCATCGGCAGAGGCGACCGTTCGCTGTGCGACGTCATTCGCAGGTCGtgggagctcggcgcgcacaAAGCCACGTGgtgggacggcgccgagtcATCGTTTCAGTCATTCGACCGggccatcgaggaggcgggtTTGACGTGGAAGTACCGTCAGGTGGTGAACGGCGAGTGGGACGTGCTGGAGAagctcggggacggggagtACCGAGGGCaagggggcggcgggaaaGGGAGGGTCGACCGAGGAGCGCTGGCGGATTCCCGCCTGGACGCGCCGCTCCCGTGGGACCACATCGACAccg GCATCGCCAAGTGGTGGCTCAAGGCGGACCTGCAGAAGGCGCTGGAGGGGATCACCGTGCCGGACTGCTCGCACAGCGGCGTGTGCACCGAGTGCGGCGTGTGCGGCGACGAGTTTGGCGAGAACGTGGTCGCGGAggtgccgccgctgccggtGTTTGAAGGGCACTACGAGCCGGATGGCCGCCGCACCCAGCGCCTGCGATTTCGGTTCACCAAGGACGGCAAGGAATCCTTCATCGGGCACCTCGACACCCTCCGGCTGCTGGAACGCGCGTGCCGCAGGGCGTCGCTGCCCGTGTCCATGACCCGTTCTCCGTACAGCTCCAGGCCGAGGATCTcgaccgcgatggcgctgcCCCTGGGAGCGAGCTCGGAGGCGGAGATGATGGAAATCGTGCTGACGGAGCGGATGAACCCCGAGGACGTTcgggcgaggctcgcggaggagctcccGGCGGGCATGCGCCTGACGGAG GAAACCATGAACGAACTGCTCCAATCCGCGGAGTTTTtggtccacgtcgccgtgcccggcgccgcggccaaacCCGCGATAGAATCCatcggaggcgacgcgcccagCTGGGACgtcgaaggaggcggagc TTTCTTTGACGCGGGCaagaacggcgacggcatcccGGATGcgtccgccgacgaggacgacgccgacgccgccgcggaggctgcggctgaGGCTGAGATTGCCGCGGCCGTGGCTGCGTTCGCGAAGGCCGTCACCCCGGCGGATTGGAAACATTgggtcgcctccgcgatggcgctggAAAAGTTTGAGATATCCAAGACGTCCAAGAAGGGAAACGTCCGCGTGGTGGACCTCCGCCCGCAGCTGCTCGCCCTGGAGCACATGGACCAACCCGAGATTGACGATTCGCTGAGGGGCAGGCACGTGCCGATGCCCTCCGTTTGTCCTCCCGGCACGGCTATACTTCGCTTCCGAGGCGAATACACCGGAGCCGGCGGGCTGAGCGTCGAGGGGATGTGCCAGATGCTCTCCCACGTGTCGAACGTGGCCATCACGCCGCTTCACTCGCACCGCGTGCgcatcgacctcggcgagccgACCCCTCCCGTCGTGGACAAGCTGTGGCTGGATAACATCGTCAGAGCGGAGGCTTTCATGGCTCTGGAGCGGCGTTGGGACCCCGCGGCTGGCGTGAACAACCGGGGGCACATGGGGGGCGGCAACAAGGAGGGCGATCGCATCGACAATCACAGGAGCTACCGGGCGGAGGAACCGCCGGAGAAGAcgtcgaagaagaagaagaagtaA
- a CDS encoding predicted protein, producing the protein MQGLDSLAPRLAEYKAAGCEFAKWRSPLEIDVSAGQPSDLIIQANMRDLARYALICQAEGLVPIVEPDISLKGDHDLETAVRVNVKVQSELFKAMLDHGVYMEGAVLKSNIVNPGKACKTKYTVDEIAVANLAVFRRCLPTAIVTANFLSGGQSLEDASARLNAINKHKTAKDPWNLSFSWSAALQMPLFQLCKGKDGLQLEAMSELYLKELAIASAAARGEHVPGAGEGDHAIA; encoded by the coding sequence ATGCAGGGCTTGGACTCCCTCGCCCCTCGCCTCGCAGAGTACAAGGCTGCTGGTTGCGAGTTTGCAAAGTGGAGATCTCCGCTCGAGATCGACGTCTCCGCCGGGCAGCCTTCTGATTTGATCATCCAAGCTAACATGCGAGATCTCGCTCGATACGCTCTCATTTGCCAGGCAGAGGGTCTCGTTCCTATTGTCGAGCCCGATATCTCCTTGAAGGGAGACCATGACTTGGAAACAGCCGTCAGAGTGAATGTGAAGGTCCAGTCCGAGCTTTTCAAGGCTATGCTCGACCACGGCGTGTACATGGAAGGAGCAGTCCTGAAGAGCAACATCGTGAATCCCGGTAAAGCCTGCAAGACGAAATACACGGTAGATGAGATTGCCGTGGCGAACTTGGCTGTGTTCCGACGCTGCTTACCCACCGCAATCGTCACCGCGAACTTCCTCTCCGGAGGACAGTCTCTCGAGGATGCCTCCGCACGTTTAAACGCGATCAACAAGCACAAGACGGCGAAAGATCCTTGGAACCTTTCCTTCTCTTGGTCTGCGGCGTTGCAAATGCCGTTATTTCAGCTCTGTAAAGGCAAAGACGGTCtgcagctcgaggcgatgagTGAGCTGTATTTGAAAGAGCTAGCCAtagcgagcgccgcggctcgcggtgAACACGTCCCAGgagcgggcgagggcgatcaCGCGATAGCGTGA
- a CDS encoding RNA methyltransferase (has SpoU domain, SpoU rRNA Methylase family. This family of proteins probably use S-AdoMet.) yields the protein MGGDAADAVPAGIKALRAFAKAPSHLVSAPVSRHDPRARRPPLTIARSFPSDPPPTIRELLLPISSPPTSLLSHRSQTASSALREGLCELAYPEGASGAGALDEVLEASAETLARLGGPKMTRASARDVRELVVLHTACKVLALRDEPRAELTAWTPRGLDASSAKRGLLDTTWLALLARRCECSHVDDSTRHQAIDEMIAVVDGRRDWDAAKRLARLCVGSVAEGGADGGADGGADDPPLDPRAAVFVAAALAEIVAEERRGEMIVPGSARAATLTTLVSLADVALGMMTTTPMDDDEATYPRRLIARALIPCAVKAAAAAPGVGRADALVERIRASILRALAPTSHRPVTDQSPSERSSEPSDDDLHRRRSFGFYLLASHAELVLGPAGAARGAVAGDDIGLVDALARGMRSDDGRERKAALTALTHALGAETAGRTPWLELVATTHAFDDFAAHLNDAARAHVDALHPASPGSDVSGTSTSSTPEDVRKEGDPNETLLLPYEYVLSAWTRGLRHPNPSVRAGTLRTFCDRDWARTQKHGSNPYVGALTESFVAEALVPSAMEFPGLCDEVAKVCELWTREAGDGGADGGADGGADGGADRGAGESVAFRRVKCVAAAAAKNAPASNVAGLSAGCAILASAGAALAVTNAGSSSTYVTADVTAGDAFLAHVADVVEAAACKRGDPEAQTAQINDAVAAARAVTRAVTCTPGAVRAVTSRVPVYLLDGSSPDADGVGVRPGFEALFADYEFADSVGRFTRSFLATGSESHATSSHPVKSVDDEALELALMFTLAGSSSNDVTATVTAHLASIVERTSHPDASASRRAKSLLAATYRVASSIPSCDWLQRALRRALVDAVIPNAMVTLVSSCAGSIPDAAASACLEAVARWRGAEGATRGPRISPPAWNLVATDLSNLCVNLSQEPTGWVGDPHDVTRVITARLSSLAGVARGLAAVAADAKSSDEIAAAVSGSIVNLEKVLQKVLTVTPKVTDPKVTDPPADSTMDARAAGWTAAAALLSVHFFGARESLRLSASASAATVRLLDDALEGLPAVSSAGDEPSRLLAALRAIAALLERVVPLFPGEPELSLGVKIASSVERAVRSSRLRKNAPIWAAAVACVLHPRLFGASSRLHAASDGSAGSSSSSGAGSSSSGAACVDGIGACAWFVRKAIAAGSKTGGARILRVVSHALAARLVRWPCHSKYYANEVWALGLCGEGGFTRAETLAMAEHWRAREAVKANKEKEKDGDTGAMNTGIYGVDRSRAGGDAGALADWLEDGGRGGAAGGHVAARVAALSLAHALALGEPPSAAAGEGVSGRKEFLSGTEYGVGALEGAAALLRVGLDAVSGGDSDLARGTYRRGSSTHRRKVRAWQMLCALAPALDRLRRVSSAGKVRRLLEKSHIFQSLSKNPGFVQKLGLGQELLPANPTLNESNESNESNAADRLAGSIETALKKAAPAAVATHNLPGVRYYAEVFFTLAARSYPCVVTDVAIPALRSPDVKPLQAASWILVAAGRVVRDKKLTDHRDATNGLTLARQTLAAVAPWSLAHNHSLRVFAQLATHAMLDAFGVDAFEANPLTGTTGGNPSLSPSPSPSPSPSPGADSSSQSPSPAQSVLGSIASLLSTNSEMVKVRVACGPVFDAHLPCAPKDLLAGALDCERTGPDDPGFEGAPTSALASVEEFLRSSREGLRRTRTAEDAWLWSDAMRAGCDLTLAWGGSGGGCDGGRVTGAVSLDDDDAGDGTVSHRVDDFSLVSFAPDDEKAAGSNAGGTSALSLQKKVEGAGGAHGGSSMGSMGESMGLIGGSTDPMALALAAMANRVDRTGDPDASLVAETAADVNETLDTRLPERPPGLVVVASLVDKIPNLAGLARTCEVLGAEALVIADAARTVSHRDFTAVSVTAERWLPIRDVPVNGLVSYLLRLRRDGYALVGLEQTRGAVDVNEYRFPRKTALVLGREREGIDADVLNVLDACVVIPQKGMIRSLNVHVSASVAMAAYARAH from the coding sequence AtgggcggggacgccgccgatgcggTCCCCGCGGGTATCAAAGCGCTACGTGCGTTCGCGAAGGCCCCCTCGCACCTGGTGAGCGCCCCCGTGTCTCGGcatgaccctcgcgcgcggcgccctccccTGACGATTGCGCGATCGTTTCCCTCGGATCCTCCACCCACCATCCGCGAGTTGTTACTGCCAATCTCATCTCCACCCACCTCCCTCTTGTCCCACCGTTCGCAGACGGCGTCAAGCGCCCTGAGGGAAGGACTGTGCGAACTCGCGTATCCAGagggcgcgtccggcgccggtgcgctGGACGAGGTGCTCGAAGCGAGTGCCGAGACGCTGGCGAGGCTCGGAGGACCAAagatgacgcgcgcgagcgcccgagACGTGCGGGAGCTCGTCGTGCTTCACACCGCCTGCAAGGTTCTCGCGCTGCGCGATGaaccgcgcgccgagctcaccgcgtGGACCCCGCGCGGACTCGACGCGAGCTCAGCCAAACGCGGGCTGCTCGACACCACGTGGCTCGCCTTACTCGCCCGGCGGTGCGAGTGTTCGCACGTCGACGATTCGACGAGGCACCAGGCCATCGACGAGAtgatcgccgtcgtcgacgggagACGGGACTGGGACGCCGCGAAACGCCTGGCGCGGCTGTGCGTCgggagcgtcgcggaggggggtgccgacgggggtgccgacgggggtgccgacgacccgccgctcgacccccgcgcagccgtcttcgtcgccgcggcgctcgccgagatcgtcgccgaggagcgaaGAGGCGAGATGATCGTTCCGGGgtccgcgcgagccgcgacgcTGACGACGTTGGTctccctcgcggacgtcgcgttgggcatgatgacgacgacgccgatggatgacgacgaggcgacctACCCTCGCAGGCTcatcgctcgcgcgctcATACCGTGCGCCgtcaaggctgccgcggcggctccgggcgtcgggcgagccgacgcgctcgtcgagagGATCCGGGCCTCGATCCttcgcgcgctggcgccgaCCAGTCACCGACCAGTCACCGACCAGTCACCGTCTGAGCGTTCATCCGAGCCATCGGACGACGATCTTCACCGCCGGCGATCGTTTGGGTTTTAcctgctcgcgtcgcacgcggagCTCGTGTTGGGccccgcgggtgcggcgcgcggggcggtcgcCGGGGACGATATCGGTctggtcgacgcgctcgcccgcggcaTGCGCTCGGACGACGGAAGGGAGAGGAAAGCGGCGCTCACGGCGCTGACGCACGCGCTGGGAGCTGAGACGGCGGGGAGAACGCCGTGGCTGGAGCTGGTCGccacgacgcacgcgttcgacgacttcgccgcgcacctcaacgacgcggcgagggcgcacgtcgacgcgcttcACCCGGCTTCACCCGGCTCGGATGTTTCTGGAACGTCCACGTCATCGACACCGGAAGATGTTCGGAAGGAAGGAGACCCGAACGAGACCCTCCTCCTTCCGTACGAGTACGTGTTGAGCGCGTGGACTCGCGGTCTGCGACACCCCAACCCGAGCGTTCGCGCGGGTACCCTGCGAACGTTCTGCGACCGCGACTGGGCTCGAACCCAAAAGCACGGTTCGAATCCTTACGTCGGGGCACTCACGgagtcgttcgtcgcggaggcgctggtCCCGTCGGCGATGGAGTTTCCCGGACTTTGTGACGAGGTGGCGAAGGTCTGCGAGCTGTGGACGAGGGAAGCtggcgacgggggtgccgacgggggtgccgacgggggtgccgacgggggtgccgacagGGGTGCCGGCGAATCCGTCGCGTTTCGTAGGGTGaagtgcgtcgcggcggctgcggcgaaaaacgcgcccgcgtcaAACGTGGCGGGTCTGAGCGCCGGGTGCGCAATCTtggcctccgccggcgcggccctcgcggtTACTAACGCCGGTTCGTCTTCCACGTACGTAACGGCCGACGTAacggccggcgacgcgttcctcgcgcacgtcgcggacgtcgtcgaagccgccgctTGCAAGCGGGGGGATCCGGAGGCGCAGACGGCGCAAATaaacgacgccgtcgccgccgctcgagccgtTACTCGAGCCGTTACGTGCACCCcgggcgccgttcgcgccgtgaCTTCGCGCGTGCCGGTGTATCTCCTCGACGGTTCGTctcccgacgcggacggcgtcggggtccgCCCCGGCTTTGAAGCGTTATTCGCCGATTACGAATTCGCGGATTCGGTGGGACGGTTCACGCGAAGTTTCCTCGCGACGGGATCGGAATCccacgcgacgtcgtcgcaccCGGTCAAatcggtcgacgacgaggcgctcgagctggCGCTCATGTTCACGCTCGCCGGTTCGTCTTCCAACGACGTAACGGCCACCGTAACGGCTcacctcgcgtccatcgtcgaaCGGACGTCGCACCCGGATGCATCGGCGTCGAGACGAGCGAAGAGTTtactcgcggcgacgtatcGAGTGGCGTCTTCGATACCGAGCTGCGACTGGCTTCAACGCGCGCTGCGAagggcgctggtggacgccgtGATCCCGAACGCGATGGTGACGCTGGTATCTTCGtgcgcgggttcgattccggacgcggccgcgtcggcgtgcctggaagccgtcgcgcgctggcgcggcgccgagggcgcaaCTCGGGGCCCGAGAatctcgccccccgcgtgGAATCTCGTGGCGACCGACCTGTCCAACCTGTGCGTCAACCTCAGCCAGGAACCGACAGGATGGGTGGGTGATCCACACGATGTTACCCGCGTCATCACGGCGAGGCTGAGTTCGTTAGCcggggtcgcgcggggcctcgccgccgtcgcggcggatgcgaaaTCATCCGAcgaaatcgccgccgcggtttcCGGTTCCATCGTGAACCTCGAGAAGGTTCTCCAGAAGGTTCTTACCGTAACGCCAAAAGTAACGGATCCTAAAGTAACGGATCCTCCCGCGGATTCGACGATggacgctcgagccgcgggatggaccgccgcggcggcgctcctaTCCGTCCATTTCTTCGGGGCCCGCGAGTCTCTccgcctctccgcgtcggcgagcgcggcgactgttcggctcctcgacgacgcgctcgaggggtTACCGGCGGTTTCATCCGCCGGAGATGAACCGTCGCGGCTCCTCGCGGCActccgcgcgatcgccgcccttctcgagcgcgtggTACCTTTGTTTCCCGGCGAACCCGAGTTGAGTCTGGGGGTTAAAATCGCTTCATCGGTGGAACGAGCCGTGCGAAGCTCGCGGTTGAGGAAAAACGCGCCAATCTGGGCCGCCGCTGTAGCGTGCGTCCTGCACCCGCGTCTGTTCGGTGCCAGCTCGCGGctccacgcggcgtcggatgGATCCGCCGGTTCATCTTCGTCTTCCGGCGCCGGTTCATCTTCATCCGGGGCGGCCTGCGTCGACGGGATAGGGGCTTGCGCGTGGTTTGTTCGAAAagcgatcgccgccggctccaAGACGGGGGGAGCGAGGATCTTGAGAGTCGTCAGccacgcgttggcggcgcgTCTGGTGCGTTGGCCGTGCCACTCGAAGTACTACGCGAACGAAGTCTGGGCGCTGGGTCTgtgcggcgagggcgggttcACGAGGGCGGAGACgctggcgatggcggagcactggcgcgcacgcgaggcgGTTAAGGCGAATAAGGAAAAGGAAAAGGATGGCGATACTGGCGCGATGAATACTGGTATATACGGGGTCGATcgatcgcgggcgggcggcgacgcgggggcgctggCCGATTGGTTGGAGGATGGGGGTCGCGGGGGTGCGGCGGGAGgtcacgtcgcggcgcgcgtcgcggcgctctccctggcgcacgccctcgccctcggcgagcctccctccgcggcggcgggcgaagGCGTCTCTGGACGAAAGGAATTTCTTTCCGGGACAGAGTACGgggtcggcgccctcgagggcgcggcggctttgcttcgcgtcggcctcgacgccgtctccggcggcgatTCAGAtctcgcgcgggggacgtACCGCCGCGGATCGAGCACGCACAGGCGCAAGGTCAGGGCTTGGCAGATGCtctgcgcgctcgcgccggcgctcgacCGCCTTCGAAGGgtctcgagcgcgggaaAGGTCCGGAGGCTGTTGGAAAAATCGCACATTTTCCAGTCGCTCTCCAAGAACCCCGGTTTCGTCCAGAAGCTCGGACTCGGCCAAGAGCTCCTGCCCGCCAACCCGACGTTGAACGAGTCGAACGAGTCGAACGAgtcgaacgccgccgaccgaCTCGCCGGGTCGATCGAGACGGCGCTGAAAAaagccgcccccgccgccgtggccacGCACAACCTCCCCGGCGTGCGCTACTACGCCGAGGTGTTcttcaccctcgccgcgaggtcgtaCCCGTGCGTCGTGACGGACGTGGCGATACCCGCGCTACGATCGCCGGACGTTAAACCGTTACAAGCGGCGTCGTggatcctcgtcgcggcgggtcgcgtcgtccgagatAAAAAATTGACGGatcatcgcgacgcgacgaacggTCTAACGCTCGCGAGGCAGAcactcgcggcggtggcgccgtgGTCGCTGGCGCACAATCACTCGCTGCGAGTCTTTGCTCAactcgcgacgcacgcgatgCTCGACGCGTTTGGTGTCGACGCGTTTGAAGCGAATCCTTTGACGGGAACGACCGGCGGGAATCCATCTctgtccccgtccccgtccccgtccccgtccccgtccccgggtgccgactcaTCGTCCCaatccccgtccccggctcAGTCCGTTTTGggctccatcgcgtcgctcctcTCGACAAACTCGGAGATGGTCAAggttcgcgtcgcgtgcggcCCCGTGTTCGATGCCCACCTCCCGTGCGCCCCGAAGGATTTGCTCGCCGGGGCGCTCGACTGCGAGAGGACAGGACCGGACGATCCGGGgttcgagggcgcgccgacgtcggcgctcgcctccgtcgaAGAGTTTttgcgatcgtcgcgcgaggggcTTCGGCGAACACGAACCGCGGAAGACGCGTGGCTCTGGAGCGACGCCATGCGGGCGGGGTGCGACCTAACGCTCGCGTGGGGGGGTTCGGGTGGAGGGTGCGACGGCGGGAGAGTCACCGGAGCCGTatcgctcgacgacgacgacgccggcgacggaacGGTTTctcatcgcgtcgacgatttCTCGCTCGTTTCTTTCGCGCCGGATGATGAAAAGGCTGCCGGTTCGAACGCCGGGGGAACGAGCGCGTTGTCGCTGCAGAAGAAGgtggagggcgccggcggcgcgcacggggGGTCGTCGATGGGGTCGATGGGGGAATCGATGGGGTTGATTGGGGGGTCAACGGATCcgatggcgctcgcgctcgcggcgatggcgaatCGCGTGGACCGAACCGGCGAtcccgacgcgtccctcgtGGCTGAAACGGCCGCTGACGTCAACGAAACGCTCGATACACGCCTGCCCGAACGCCCccccggcctcgtcgtcgtcgcgtcgctcgtggaTAAGATCCCCAACCTCGCAGGACTGGCGAGGACGtgcgaggtgctcggcgccgaggcgctggtcatcgcggacgcggcgcggaccgTCTCGCACAGGGACTTCACCGCCGTcagcgtcaccgccgagcgTTGGCTTCCGATCAGGGACGTGCCCGTCAATGGCTTGGTGTCGTACCTGCTGAGGTTGCGGCGGGATGGGTACGCGCTGGTGGGGTTGGAACAGACGaggggcgcggtggacgtcaaCGAGTATCGGTTCCCGAGAAAGACGGCTCTGGTGCTggggcgggagcgggagggcatcgacgccgacgtccttaacgtgctcgacgcgtgcgtggtGATACCGCAGAAGGGGATGATCCGGTCGTTGAACGTGCACgtgtccgcgtcggtggcgatggcggcgtacgccaGAGCGCACTGA